A window from Chitinophaga filiformis encodes these proteins:
- a CDS encoding carboxypeptidase-like regulatory domain-containing protein: MKQLILVLCCCLSLAACVKWEITGPAGPAGPQGPPGQKPPGADTGTIWGRVYTVNELTFPIAPVDSVKITLQVSVDSALTTMADSAGYYYFHNMGTGTYNLIYSRPGFGEMKKFGLTHLSGGKQGSRAPDVLLLQIPVKTVVDTAWFQRMMNGDLSLQFELRIPYPTYQPIPGNLDFYFSKHSDVTANNYLFRMDGASYIPKATLDKYFAAGDSMYCRIYTLDRYFIADTLLGIYSNGYAWQQMKQPIYYIDPATGLWIYPSRSIESALVGTVY, translated from the coding sequence ATGAAACAGCTGATATTAGTGTTATGCTGCTGTCTCAGTCTGGCAGCCTGTGTAAAATGGGAGATCACTGGCCCCGCAGGACCAGCAGGACCGCAAGGCCCTCCGGGACAAAAACCGCCAGGTGCTGACACCGGTACTATATGGGGAAGGGTATATACTGTTAATGAACTCACCTTTCCTATCGCACCGGTGGATAGTGTAAAGATAACCTTGCAGGTCAGCGTAGACTCTGCACTTACGACAATGGCCGATTCAGCGGGCTACTATTATTTTCACAACATGGGCACCGGTACATATAACCTGATATATAGCCGCCCGGGGTTTGGCGAAATGAAAAAATTTGGATTGACACATTTATCGGGAGGCAAGCAGGGCTCAAGAGCACCGGATGTACTGCTCCTGCAGATCCCCGTAAAGACCGTTGTTGATACTGCCTGGTTTCAAAGAATGATGAATGGCGATCTCAGCCTGCAGTTTGAGCTGCGTATCCCTTATCCCACCTATCAGCCGATACCGGGCAATCTTGATTTTTATTTTTCCAAACATTCAGATGTAACAGCAAATAACTATCTCTTCCGGATGGATGGCGCGAGCTATATTCCGAAAGCAACACTTGACAAATACTTTGCAGCAGGTGATTCGATGTATTGCAGGATCTATACTTTAGATAGATATTTTATCGCTGATACCCTCCTGGGAATATACTCGAACGGATATGCATGGCAACAGATGAAACAGCCTATCTATTACATAGATCCGGCTACAGGATTGTGGATATATCCTTCCAGAAGCATCGAGTCTGCGCTGGTTGGCACGGTTTACTAA
- a CDS encoding carboxypeptidase-like regulatory domain-containing protein: protein MTTKIIFSLCCLLAFYSMSSCTKDEFKGPPGPPGDTGAYIPPKGDISGTVAVYDSLGRSLADYSGVQVIIDSLGISTMTDTSGAYFFHDVPAGRYNFSFKKDGYGTYRIVRQLHPGGPQATHLVNADVGKIYDGPPVIHFELISIGTMHYPEIFPYVEFASPYRIPVASVIYVNNTPGVSATNSRAAIRYPFNKDARVNELYYQTDPIPSSVIQNDTTLLRAELLYMFFAFDNIRDIHYIDEEGHVVYPCTGKPLATFAMSPFPFQYVKDFPARKANDGIYPLLRKFRLH from the coding sequence ATGACCACCAAAATCATCTTCAGCCTATGCTGTCTGCTGGCATTCTATTCAATGTCCTCATGTACTAAAGATGAGTTTAAGGGGCCTCCCGGGCCTCCGGGAGATACAGGAGCATATATCCCTCCAAAAGGAGACATCAGCGGCACAGTAGCCGTATATGACTCACTGGGAAGGTCGCTTGCCGATTATTCCGGTGTGCAGGTGATAATAGATTCATTAGGTATTTCAACCATGACAGATACCAGTGGCGCTTACTTTTTCCACGATGTGCCGGCAGGCAGATATAATTTTTCTTTTAAGAAGGACGGTTATGGTACTTACCGCATTGTACGTCAGTTACATCCCGGAGGGCCGCAGGCAACGCACCTTGTAAATGCGGATGTGGGCAAGATCTATGACGGGCCGCCAGTCATTCATTTTGAGCTGATATCGATAGGTACCATGCACTATCCGGAGATCTTTCCGTACGTTGAATTTGCATCTCCCTATCGCATTCCGGTCGCTTCCGTAATATATGTCAACAACACGCCTGGTGTTTCTGCAACAAACTCCAGGGCCGCCATCAGGTATCCTTTCAATAAGGATGCCCGTGTAAACGAACTGTATTATCAGACGGACCCGATTCCGTCTTCCGTGATCCAGAACGATACTACCCTCCTCAGGGCGGAACTCCTTTATATGTTCTTCGCGTTTGACAATATCAGGGATATCCATTACATCGATGAAGAGGGACATGTGGTATATCCATGTACGGGGAAACCGCTCGCCACATTTGCAATGTCCCCCTTTCCTTTCCAATACGTCAAAGACTTCCCCGCCAGGAAAGCCAATGATGGCATCTATCCCCTGTTGCGGAAATTCCGTTTGCACTAA
- a CDS encoding carboxypeptidase-like regulatory domain-containing protein yields MKKIASLSLFLCLIMACIKEGPVGPKGPDGPPYAWPPGNITGYIELHDQFGDLIGRGDSVLLHTYNADSIFRAYTDSNGHFNLRGLPPGNYDISISKPGFDSLHMYVQHAGGMLDKFTGFTTMSKPVTTKLLSITLDTLRSYIFPHIDVKAIFEWPQPFIAGKVAITAFLDTSSVPGSGRSLSTFYGFADNMMNIDNTKGSLHGYFRTEDSLLKAVTRVYVTVVVIPPYFARSSWFNYATLTEVPYPYPGDSIKASIILPK; encoded by the coding sequence ATGAAAAAGATTGCGTCCCTGTCTCTCTTCTTATGCCTGATCATGGCATGCATCAAAGAAGGTCCCGTAGGCCCCAAAGGACCAGACGGCCCACCGTATGCATGGCCACCGGGCAACATAACGGGCTATATTGAATTGCACGATCAATTCGGAGATCTGATCGGGAGAGGAGACAGTGTCTTATTACATACATATAATGCGGACAGCATTTTCAGGGCATATACCGATTCTAACGGCCATTTTAATCTCCGCGGACTTCCGCCGGGAAACTATGACATCAGTATATCGAAACCAGGCTTTGATTCACTTCATATGTATGTACAGCATGCAGGTGGGATGTTGGACAAATTCACCGGCTTCACCACGATGAGTAAGCCGGTGACAACAAAACTGCTGTCCATCACGCTCGATACCCTCCGAAGCTACATCTTCCCTCATATAGATGTTAAAGCTATTTTTGAATGGCCGCAGCCATTTATAGCCGGCAAAGTGGCTATTACGGCCTTTCTTGATACCTCGTCCGTTCCCGGATCCGGCAGGTCGCTGAGCACTTTTTACGGATTCGCCGACAACATGATGAACATAGATAATACCAAGGGTAGTTTGCATGGATACTTCAGAACGGAAGACTCCCTGCTCAAAGCAGTCACCCGAGTCTACGTTACAGTAGTTGTCATTCCTCCATACTTCGCCCGAAGTTCATGGTTTAATTACGCAACATTGACGGAGGTGCCTTATCCATATCCGGGCGATTCAATAAAAGCAAGCATTATACTACCAAAATAA